The genomic stretch CCAACCCCCCACACGTCCACCTTCACCCCATGCAAACCCCTCTCCATCTCCGGCGCGTGCCTACCACGCGACGGCGCCTGATCACCGATCCCTGCTACCTGAACCATCGGATATATCTGAGGCGACACCACGGCCTCCTCGAACCCCGAGACGAACCACTCGTTCTCTCTGTCCACCCGCCTCACCACCTTGTCCCAGCTTAAACCCCTATGCATGAACGACAAGTCGTGTAAAGCCACCAGGGCTTTGGTCACGCACTTGAGCGACTCTACTAGTTGGTCATAGTTGATGGGCCTGGAGGGCTTTGAATAACCTCTGGGCTTGAACACCAGGCCCAAATCTTTCTCCGACGACCGGTGAATAAACTCGGCGTGTGGGATCCGGTGGTCCAAGAAATCGTATATTTCTTTGACTGCGGCCCACTTTCTCCTATTGGGGTAGAATCTAGTCACAGTGTTTGGTGTAATCTCCGTCACGTTTCCATTACCCATGTCGAGTCTCTCGAAATCGCTATAAGGAATTATTTTAGAGCTGCCCACGTTGATGATGTTGCTAACGCTGTGGAAGCTGCGGTCGGCTAGTAAAGGCAGTAGAATTGCAATTCGATAACATGGGATTAGGGCTTTTAGTCGATCTGACGGTGAGGATAAGTCTAGGGACTGTAGATCAGTCCGGATTATACGGTCCTGATTAGCCCCTCGACTTAGTGCACAAAATGTTACCAAAAACCCAACTGCGTAGTAACCTAATATGTATGGAAGGTCTTGATAAGTCCACAGGAGTTTTTCCACTATTGAATTAGATGGGTCAATTTGACCTTCTCTTAATTGATCAGTCTCTTCTCCTCTCCACAAACAAAAGTTTCTTATAAAACCTGTCAAGTTTGGCCATTGGTCTTGTAAAACTTCGGTTGACGATGGATTAGTGGGTTTGCGAACGATGACCATCTCAACTGAGCAGAATTTTGACACGACTCGGTTAATGCAATCGTCCCATAGGCCAATAAAGGAGTCTCTACTTGTTGAAGTGGAACTGGTAAGACTAGGTGTTGTACGGATTATGGGACTGAGTATATCGTATGTGAAAGCTCTACAGTCTAGTAATTCATTTGAGATTGTAAAGAAATGTTCTTTCCCTTGAGGTAAGTCTCGATAAACATCCTTGCGAAGTGGCAAACGTAGCTCTTCCGGTGGTGCCTCTTGTAAATACCATGAGAGCTCGAACAAGGTTGGGATTGATGGCGGAGGAACTCGAAGACATCCCACGTAGTAATCAGTTGGATCTTGAAAATCCCATGGTGGAATCGCTGAACCAACAAACTAATTAATTAGCTAGGATGACCGTGTGTATGCCTATAATATAAATAGATATCTATATTGTATGGTGTATACACAGTGACTAACCTAAAAAAATTATGTGACGTatgtatattaaaattaataaagatATTAGCTACAAAcatgtcacatttattttaaCTTTATCTAAGGAGACTCACATCTTACGGAGGAGGGTTCCGTGAATGGTAGCTGGTGAACTTTCTCAGCGAAGCCTGGCATGCACGATTatgaatttaaagaaaaatatatatttttttcattacaaAACATATGGAAGATTCCAATATTTTGTAGCATTATAAAATAAGAAACACGTAATAACAGTTACCAGAAGCAGAGACCCCGAGAAAGGCTTTTTCCTGCCAAAAACTTTGACTTGTGTCCGGAAACGAAATCTGTCAACCGAGAAGCCTCGTAGTGGACCTTCTTCGAAAGCTTCCATTGTGCTGGCAACCATGGCATCATCCAAGTAAGTGAGCTCATCAGCATTCAAGAAACTCGAGCTTTGTAACTTCACTCTACCCCTATGGAGCTCACCTTCTTCAGCCCACAAACTCACTGATTCTTCCCAAGTCATTCGAATCTTACCAATTCGACGAAGCTCCTTCGAAGATATTGATGGTGGAGATGGGCCCCCGATGTCTACAGACGACTCAAACCCCATTAAGCCCCCTCTCCCACCTAGTAAAATGTCTCAACCCCGGTTCCCATAATCAATTGCTTTGTCGTCCTAACTgcgtacatatatttatatatatatatattaaagaaagagagagagaagagagagcaATTATTTATTGCATTTCTAGATATGTAATAATtaatgagaagaaaaaaaaagaaccaGATCAAACCTGCAGAGAGAGTAAACTGATCATCTTCCTTGAAAGGAGGTGGAGCAGGAAGAGCTCTAGATTCTCCGGCAACAATTAGGGAACCTCCTGGTCTGGTCTGTGGTGTTCTCATTTTAGAGCCCATAAACTGAGAAAGCTCCTCAAAGACTTCTTCATCAAACGAAGCAGGCAATCTATGAAGCTTCCTCTCATAAGGGGAAAGCCTAAAATAGCTTTTACCAACTTGTTCTCTCTCGCCTCCTCTTTCCACTCATAAACTTTCCGAAACTCTCCAACATGTTATCCCATTTGGTTCCGGCTGTTTTAGCGTCTCTATTAACCCCATGCCGTGAAGAAATTCTGCCACTTCTTTATCCTTATCGGCTCTAGTCTTCCCTTTAGTTTGAGAACCAAGATTATCGGTACCACTTGCTGATTCCAGTCTCGATGATGACCCGCCTTGGTATTGGACCCTCCAAGCCCGGCTAACCACAACATCTCGTTAGGTTTCCACACAGGGCTCACGTATTTACCTTTTCTAAATTGTTGGTGAACTGGGTTTCCCGGCTAGCTCGGGCTTGCTTGTGTCTTGACCGGAGGCTGAGAGAGATGGAAGAGAGTGAGATGGAGACGACGCCGTATCGGAGGATGAAGCTCCCGTACTGTGGAGTACTACTTGGGGAGGTGGTTGTTGCTGGGGGCGCCGATATTGGGCTTGATTCTCGGTGAGAATTGTGATTTGGGCAGTTGTTTCTGCTGAGAAGAAGGGGACGGGAGTATCTTCCATTGGCCAGTGGTGTATCGAGGTCTCTTGGGATTATTCACTGCTGCAGCCTGATCAAACTGTTGATCGAACGGTTGAGAAGAAGTTGCACCACTAGGATATATAAAGGACTTGATATTATATGTGGGCGGCTCCACTTACGACTATGGTGGACGGCTGttggtgttggtggtggtggtgaggTCTGGTTTCGTTTGATTCGTCTAATATTGCATCTTtaggagaagaagatgaaattTGTTGCTGCTGAGACTGCGGCTGCAGCTGTTGTTTAGGTGGCTGCGGTTTCTTTGTTGTTTCTCCCTTGTTGTCACCCATCTTTAATGGGCCCCCaacaaaaaaaattctttatcTGGAGTGGAGAGAAAGAAAACTTTAGAAGATAACCAGAACAAGAATAACGAGTGCCATTAGTGTAGAACTAGTTTGGTTTAAGGGTTTCGCTTTCGCTCACAACTCACAATTAATGGTTCTGTTTCAGTTTCAGTTAATTCGAGAAAGTAAAGAGAAAATAGTATTGGGGGACTTGAGAGTGAGCAGCTGAATCTCCTAAAAGGAAAGTCGCCCAAAGAGAGAAGAGTAGTATAGCTAGGTGTATAGGGTTCTTAAGCAAAGctgaaaggaaagaaaaataaaaactaataataaacgatcaatgtaaaatatatatatatttatatgtatatatacccaaaaaaaaaaaaagttgtgggTTGTGGAACTGGCATTGAATGTGACACTTCGGCCCAATTAATAATGTTAATTAATACAACCATCACATTGGGGATTTATTCTTGATCTTGATCTGTCATTTTGACAACTATGTGTATGAGTTTTTGTAAGAAGAGAGATCATAGAGATTGAAAGACTAGAGATGGTAACATGTAGCAATGGGGATGATTAGGGTGGGGCCATGATTGTACTACTGCAACTGAGTAACGCGGCTCTAAGAAGAACTACATTGTTTTATTCAATGTGATCCAAGGCAtttaattttggtttttttttttcttcttcttttaataGTGTTATTGTTTTGTTTGCTTGTAATGGAGAAAGGGAAAGATAGAAAAAATTGAAGCAAGTAAAAGGGCTTTATTATTGGTATTCATTCATCAGTGTTTGAGGAAGTGAGTGGAGACTGAGAGTAAGTGAGTgagggtgagagagagaaagaaagatgtATTTAGGTTTAGCAGCAGAACGATGGGGACTGGTCGAATCGATGACTCTGCTCCAATGACTCGTATGACTCTCTTTGGCCACGTCCTCGTTGGCTTCTTCTTGTTTGTTGCTTTCATTCACTTTCCATGAGACtgattttctctctctttttatttaattatttaatatttttaattattttgaagaAGAGATGCTCATTTATTGTAATTCATTAAACAACTTCCTTACTTTTGTAGTACAGAATCTCTGCCTCTTTAATCATATGCATTCCTTTAATTGAAACACATTAGTGTTGAAAGGCAGCCAAGAGTAAGagctttttttttcaaatgtattTTGTTGTGCAATGTGTTGAGGGGACGGGAAGCCAtaaaatttcttttatttaaatggGAAAGTGGATACAAGACCATTGACTCTGAATAACGTAACACCAATCTAGAATCTACATATACcaacccaaaaaaaaaacttatttctcttttatataaaaggtgtaataataaaaattattgatTTGAAAGGATTTTATTTTTTCCTTGGCTTTAAaggattattttttatatttaacaaattattcttatatttaacttaACTTAaatttaagtaaataaataattaattaaacaaattaaaatataatatttttgaaatattttagaataataattatttaaaataataaaatcacacattttataacttaaataaaatttaattaaacttaaatttcaaGTATTAGAATAATATGATATTAAACATTTAATATAATATGATTTACCATGAACAAGCAacaaatttcttttaaaaaaaataacaacaaacttaaatttaaaatcacatataatattaatattatattaaacatataatatataatatcttgttgtcactgtgaaattaaaaaattagaaaaaacttaaacttaaataaaaataaataaattaattaaaataagatattatatgataatttaaataattaaatcatatttatttaaaaataataatgtcaTACATATCAATTTCTGTGAtagttttattttataaagtgattagagttttttttctttatcaaataaTTTACTAAAAGACATTGAGAGATACATTGGAAACTAAAAATATTTGATACAATAtgatttttctattcttattatattcttttattaatttctttttaaatattattgtaatttatatatatgtcatgtagtcatgtaaatatatatttatatgtttagatgtcatatatgtacaAATTATTacagattattgatataaatatttgtatatacaatagaactataattcattatatCATTTATTaaacatcttttatttatttttatgatattgtttatttatttaaaatttatatgataatttaaaaaaataataaaaataaatactggTTTGAATAAGTATATTTACTATTTTAAAACTAACCAAACATGCATTGAATGTTGCTTTCAGCTAGTAATCACACTAAATATCTACGGAGTTTGAATatgaataaaatataaaatataaaattttattgaaaaataaattcTACAATTTTTAAAACAATTTCTTAGAGAAGCAtgaacttttaaacacaaaataaaataatattgaaAGTTGATCTATATGCTCTTAAAAGAAGCTTATAAATTCTTATACGATTTAG from Humulus lupulus chromosome 5, drHumLupu1.1, whole genome shotgun sequence encodes the following:
- the LOC133834824 gene encoding LOW QUALITY PROTEIN: uncharacterized protein LOC133834824 (The sequence of the model RefSeq protein was modified relative to this genomic sequence to represent the inferred CDS: inserted 9 bases in 7 codons; deleted 2 bases in 1 codon), with the protein product MGDNKGETTKKPQPPKQQLQPQSQQQQISSSSPKDAILDESNETRPHHHHQHQQPSTIVVSGAAXTYNIKSFIYPSGATSSQPFDQQFDQAAAVNNPKRPRYTTGQWKILPSPSSQQKQAQITILTENQAQYRRPQQQPPPQVVLHSTGASSSDTASSPSHSLPSLSASGQDTSKPELXPGNPVHQQFRKGKYVSPVWKPNEMLWLXRAWRVQYQGGSSSRLESASGTDNLGSQTKGKTRADKDKEVAEFLXRHGVNRDAKTAGTKWDNMXGEFRKVYEWXRGGEREQVGKSYFRLSPYERKLHRLPASFDEEVFEELSQFMGSKMRTPQTRPGGSLIVAGESRALPAPPPFKEDDQFTLSAVRTTKQLIMGTGVETFYXGGRGGLMGFESSVDIGGPSPPSISSKELRRIGKIRMTWEESVSLWAEEGELHRGRVKLQSSSFLNADELTYLDDAMVASTMEAFEEGPLRGFSVDRFRFRTQVKVFGRKKPFSGSPGFAEKVHQLPFTEPSSVRSIPPWDFQDPTDYYVGCLRVPPPSIPTLFELSWYLQEAPPEELRLPLRKDVYRDLPQGKEHFFTISNELLDCRAFTYDILSPIIRTTPSLTSSTSTSRDSFIGLWDDCINRVVSKFCSVEMVIVRKPTNPSSTEVLQDQWPNLTGFIRNFCLWRGEETDQLREGQIDPSNSIVEKLLWTYQDLPYILGYYAVGFLVTFCALSRGANQDRIIRTDLQSLDLSSPSDRLKALIPCYRIAILLPLLADRSFHSVSNIINVGSSKIIPYSDFERLDMGNGNVTEITPNTVTRFYPNRRKWAAVKEIYDFLDHRIPHAEFIHRSSEKDLGLVFKPRGYSKPSRPINYDQLVESLKCVTKALVALHDLSFMHRGLSWDKVVRRVDRENEWFVSGFEEAVVSPQIYPMVQVAGIGDQAPSRGRHAPEMERGLHGVKVDVWGVGYLVRTCGVTSVPKMLRELQNRCLDQNPEQRPTAADCYHHLLQLQSSMQSATSTGVLM